The Pseudoxanthobacter soli DSM 19599 genome contains a region encoding:
- a CDS encoding glutathione S-transferase family protein produces MLILYHQPFSPACRFIRLVLAEYGVRHELVLEKHWERRKGFLAMNPAATLPVAVENDGPPVVGAGPIMEYLDETRGYAQGEKRLMPDHPDRRAETRRLVEWFLWKFDEEAVGHFVHERIYKLEMPTAMGGGAPESTILRAARANLRHHMRYMEYLTATRNWLAGDRLTFADLAAAAELSCTDYLGEVPWSDSEHVKTWYARIKSRPAFRSLLAETIRGLPPSPSYDDLDF; encoded by the coding sequence ATGCTGATCCTTTATCATCAACCCTTCTCTCCCGCCTGCCGCTTCATCCGCCTCGTCCTCGCCGAGTACGGCGTGCGTCATGAACTGGTGCTGGAAAAGCACTGGGAACGGCGCAAGGGCTTCCTGGCGATGAACCCGGCGGCCACCCTGCCGGTGGCGGTGGAGAACGATGGCCCGCCCGTGGTCGGCGCCGGGCCGATCATGGAATATCTCGACGAAACCCGCGGCTATGCCCAGGGCGAGAAGCGGCTGATGCCGGACCATCCCGACCGGCGCGCGGAAACCCGCCGGCTGGTCGAGTGGTTTCTGTGGAAATTCGACGAGGAAGCGGTCGGCCACTTCGTCCACGAGCGCATCTACAAGCTGGAAATGCCGACCGCGATGGGCGGCGGCGCGCCGGAATCGACCATCCTGAGGGCCGCGCGCGCCAATTTGCGCCACCATATGCGCTATATGGAATATCTGACCGCGACGCGGAACTGGCTGGCCGGCGACCGCCTGACCTTCGCCGACCTCGCCGCCGCGGCCGAACTGAGCTGTACCGACTATCTGGGCGAGGTGCCGTGGAGCGACAGCGAGCACGTCAAGACGTGGTACGCCCGGATCAAGTCCCGGCCGGCGTTCCGGTCGCTGCTTGCCGAGACGATCCGCGGCCTGCCGCCGTCGCCGAGCTACGACGACCTCGACTTCTGA